From Desulfosalsimonas propionicica:
GCCAAGATCAATGAATCCAGCCGGCTGGCCACTTATGTGCACAAGGACCTGATCGGCCATCTGGACGGCCATTACAGCCGGATTCATGATAAGGGCGTCAAGCAGGCGCCGTTTTATGTCCTTCTGGGCGCCCAGATGCCTTCGATTTTGATTGAAACTTCTTTTATCAGCAACAAACGGGAATGTCAGCGTCTCACCAATTCGAATTATCAAAAGCATTTATGCGACGGCATTGTCCAGGGTGTCCGCCGCTATATCCGGGATACCCGGCCCACGGCATTCCTGGGATCCGGGGGCGACGGCGCTGAATCCAATTGAGAAATCAGTCCATGAACAAACATCACGGATAAGGAAGCAGGAGAATCATGACCCAACAAAGGCCCATTGAAGCCATTTCCGTCCTTGACGGCAGATATGCCCGCCATGCCGGCCCGCTCAGGGAGATTTTTTCCGAATACGGGCTGATCCGGTACCGGCTTTACGTGGAATTGCATTGGCTCAAATTTCTGCTCAGGGACCTGGGCATGGCGGACGCCGATGATGCGGCACTGAAAAAAATCGATGCCATATATGAGAACTTTGACGTGGATGGCGCTGAAGCGATCAAGGCCATTGAAAAAGAAACCAATCATGATGTCAAGGCCGTGGAGTATTACATCAAGGAAAAGCTCACGGCTGCCGGCCTGGCCCATATCAAAGAATGGGTCCATTTTGCCTGCACCTCCGATGATATCAACAACACCTCTTACGCTCTGATGATCCGCAGCGGCCGGGAGCAGATCGTAGAGCGGCTCCGGGAAATCCTGGAGAAAATCGAGGAACTGGCCCGTGAGTATAAAAGCATTCCCATGATGGCGCGAACCCACGGCCAGCCGGCAACGCCCACCACTGTCGGTAAAGAGATGGTCAACTTCGCCTGGCGGCTGCGCCATGAACTGCGATGCCTTTTGGACCTGCCCATTCAGGCCAAGCTAAACGGGGCCAGCGGCAATTACAATGCCCATCACTTCGTGTTCCCGGAAATTGACTGGATGGCCGCTTCCACCCGGTTTATGGAGCAGCATCTGGAGATCTCACCTGTGATGTACACCACCCAGGTCAACCCCAACAATTACATGGCCGCCATTCTTCATGCCATGGTTCGGATTTCCGCGGTTCTCACGGATCTGGACCGGGATATGTGGGGCTATATTTCCCTGGGCTATTTCAAGCAAAAGCTCAAAGAGGGGGAAGTGGGGTCATCGACCATGCCCCATAAAGTCAATCCCATTGATTTTGAAAACAGCGAGGGAAATCTGGGGCTGGCTGTTTCCATGATGGAGCATATGGCGGTCAAGCTGATGATTTCCAGATTCCAGCGGGATTTGAGCGACAGTACGGTGCTTCGCAATCTGGGGGTGGTGTTTGGCTACATGATGGTGGCCCTGGCCTCCACATACAAGGGCCTGGACCGGGTTGAGGCCAATGAGGCGGTGATCGCTGCGGATCTGGAAGCCAACCCGGAATTGCTGGCTGAACCCGTACAGTCGGCCATGCGGGTTTACGGTGAAACCCAGCCGTATGAAAAGTTAAAGGCATTGACCCGGGGCAAACGCATCACCCGCGAGGATCTGGCCGGTTTTGTCGACAGCCTGGAGTCCATTCCCGAGGCCGTGCGCCGGGATTTAAAAGATCTTCACCCGTCTGAATACACGGGGCTGGCAGAAGCTTTGGTGGAACGCTATTTCAGGGTAAAGGGACAATAGCGGCAAGGCCTGCCGCATGACGCCGCAAATGATCTTCCTTTCCTGCTTGCATTCGGAACTGAGAATATGTTAGTTATTTTTAAACAGAAATCCACCGGGAGCAGGACAAAAGACTGCATAGGATCAATGGGTATTTTCTCATTGATTCGGGTAAATCATTGTTATATAAGAAAAGAGTTTTGCAAAAAAACAACGGGCCGGATAAATTGCGGGCATGAGCGAAATCCGGCATTAGGGGGAAGGGTGCATATCAATTTGGAATGCAAGGGGTAACCATAAATGGATTTTACAATCGATTTCACCAAAGAACAGATCGAATCCATTGAAGATGTGCTGCAGCAGGAATTGATCGATCTGGGGGTGCAGAGTGTCATCCTGATGGATTTGGCCGGCAATGTGATTGTCAATCTTGACAACGGGCATGCCAATCACGACGTGTTTTCCCTGGCTGCACTGGCGGCGGGCAATTACGGGGCGGTCAGCGCCATGGCCAACATCATCGGAGAACAGGAATTTTCCCTGCTGTTTCACAAGGGGGAAAAAGAAAGTATCCATTTCAGCAAGGTGGTGGAGGATTTGCTTCTTCTGACCATTTTCAACCGGGATGTTTCTCTGGGATTTTTGCGATTGAAAGTAGCCGAGGCCATTAAGCGCATTCAGACGTTGATTTAAAGCCGTTGCAGATCCTGTGAACGCTCATATTCGGGAAATATAATGGCAGTGGAGAAAACCTAAAGGGCTGCGGAGGAAGGTGATTTGGCGTTAATCAATCCGAAAAAGCGGGAGGTCCAGGTCAAGATCGTTTACTACGGCCCGGGCCGCGGCGGCAAGACCACGAACCTCGAATATATCAACCGCAAATTCAAGAAACGGATTTTAAATGAGATGGTCACAGTGAAAACTTACGGTGACCGAACCCTTTTTTTTGACTTTCTCCCATTTGACATCGGTGAAATCAAGGGACACAGCATTAAGATCCAGCTCTACACAGTTCCCGGTCAGGTCAAATACAATGCCACCCGCCGCCTGGTGCTGCGAGGTGTTGACGGCATTGTCTTTGTGGCCGATTCCATGGATCTGCGGCGGGAGATGAATATTCGCTCCCTGCAGAATCTCAAGGAAAACCTGGAAACCTTCAATAAAAACATCTTTAACATCCCGCTGGTCATGCAGTACAACAAACGGGATCTCGCAGATGAAGGCATCCCCATTCTCTCGGAGGAAACCCTTCAAAAGGACTTGAACTCCAGGTTAAACGCCCCTTATTTCCAGGCCAGCGCCATCCGGGGCGATAATGTGGCCGCCACCATGAAAAAAATTATCGCACTGACTGTCAGTTCCCTGCGGAAAAAACTGCAATAGGAGGAAAATCATTGAATCGCACGGAAGATGATGAGGGCCTGGGCGAAGAAGTTTCCAGCCGGCTCGAGGAAATGTTTGGCGAAGACGAGGATACCGGGTTTGATGAACAAAATTCTCCTGTCCGGGAGCTCAGAGCACTGGTGGCCGGCATTGACTGGGAGATTTCAGATGAAAGCATGGGGGCTTTTTTAAAAGAGATTCGCCGGCTGCAGGAGACCTACCAGGACGATAAAACCCTTTCCATGTTTTTAAAGCTCCAGGAGTCCGTTGGCAAATACATCAAGGCCAAAAAGGCCAAGGCGCACCCCGAGGCCATTGGTTTTGTGGCCGATGTGTTCAAAAACTTTGAAACTGTTCTGGCCCGTCCGGAAATGCAGGAAAAAGAGAAAAAACGCCTGCTTTCCGCAGATGTCAAAAGATTCAAGGAATTCAAGAAGCGGGTGCTTTCCCCGGAACCAGCCGGGAGTCAAAAGGTATCCGGGAACACCGGGGGCAGGCCTGCAGCGGTTCTGGACAATCAGGAGGCTCTGGATTATATCGTTGAAGAGCTGAGGAAAACCATCAAGTCGGAATTGCAGGTCATCCAGCAAATCATCAAGAATCTCGGTGCGTAAATCAGGAAATAAGAACATCTTCCTTCGAAACGGAGGCATTGCATGACAACTGTTTTTTCAGGTGATATTTCCCGCATGGTATTGAAACGAAGCCTGCGGGCCGACCAGGGCGAGGTTTCCCTTGACAGCCAGATGCTGCAGGTGCTCATGGAGCTCGACGGTAAAAAAAAGCTCGGCGAGGTGGCCCAGTCCCTGCAGATGAGCATGAAGGACCTTCGTGGCGTGGTTCAGAAACTTCACCAGCTGAAACTCTGCGAACCCTCCCAGGATAGCATGCCGGTACTGGGGAAGGATTTTCTTGATTTTCTCTCCTCCCAGCTTTCCCGGGCCATGGGACCCATTGCGGATGTGGTGATCGAAGATGAGATCCGGGACATGGGGGAGACGGCCAACCGCTTCCCCGCCCATCGGGCGGCCGAGCTTGTGGATTTGCTGGCCCGTCAGATTTTGCGCGAGGAAAGAAAAGTGGCCTTTCAGCAGGCCATGGTCAAAAAGCTCCGGGAAATCCAGACATAATCCGGGATTGGCCCCTTGCTGAACAAGAAAAGAATTCCTTTGGAGATAAAGGAAAATGATTTTATTTCATGCTGCCAACAATTGACCGAGGAGGATAGATCATGACGGTGATTTGCGAGGAATGCGGAAAGGTTTATCATCTGGATCCGGATAAGCTTGAGCGCTATAGAGGCCAAAGTATACGGGTCCGGTGCGGGGAATGCGGCCATGTGACCCAGCTGTCCAGGTTGATGGAAACCACGGAACTGCCCGAGGAAACCTATTCCGAACCTTCCTATGCGACTGCCGATGCGCCGCCGGAGGATGCCGAAGATGCCGGACCATCCCTGGGACAGCCGGACGAAGAAGAGACCCCGGCCGTAGCCGGAGGTCCTGATTATTCAGGGAGTGATTCTTCTTCCGGCGGATGGATCGGGTTGCGCGGCAAGATGTTTTTTCTCTTTCTGGTCATACCGGTTGTCCTGATGGCGGTTTCGGGCTATTTCTCATACATGCAGATCAACAAGCTGACCAAGGAGATTACCGATCAGAGCACCGAATTGGTTGCCGAGGCCGGTAAGGATCAGCTGCTTCAAAAAGCTCGGGATGTGGCTGTGCAGTGCGAAATATATCTGCGCACGCATCCGGAGCTTGAACGTGAGGATTTCAGCTACGATCCCACTTTCAATCAGATTGCCGTGCAAGCCGTTGGTGAAAGCGGTTACACCTGTTTGAGCGAAGAGGAAACTGCGGACCGGGGCTTCACTCTATGGGCGCACCCCAATCCGAATCTGATCGGCATACCGGATACCGAAGAGACCATGCGCAAAGCATTGGGCCCGTATTTTGAGGAATGGTGGGATCTCATGGAAAATTCCTGGGGCAGAAAGGAGGCCGCCGGGACATATAGGTGGAAGGACACAGACGGTGACCTGAGGGAAAAATACATGGCAATCGTCCCCATCAACATCGAGGGCAAAAAGCTTCAACTGGAGGCCACCGCCTACATGGACGAATTTACGGAAAGAACCGAGGGCCTGCGCGAAAATGCCGAGCAGATGACAATGGAGACCCGCAATATCAACCTCGGGATTCTGGGCGGCGCGATTCTGATTATTGGTTTTTGTATTATTGTTTACGGATACCGCCTGACCCGCAAAATCCGCTACCTGACCGAGGCGGCCGACCGCATCAGCGTCGGGGATCTGGAAGCCGAGATCGAAGTGCGTTCCAAAGATGAAATCGGATCTCTGGCTGAAGCGATTTCCCGGATGCAGGACAGTCTGCGGTTTTCCATTGAGCGGCTCAGAAGACGCAGGTAGCCCGGGATTCGGACAAGGCAAATGGTGAAGGCGATGCGTCCGCCCGTGCCGGCGCATTGCCTGTTTGCCTTGTCTGAAGCTGTATCATTGCCGTAACTGAAGATCCTTAACAATACAATGTGGAAAAAGAAATGTTTCTGATTCCCAGAGAAAAGCCGGTTGTTGAAAATTTAAACAGCTACTACGTTGATATTGCCAGGCTCATTGAACATTACCAGGGCGAGGTGGGTGCCGGCGTGGTCCATTTTCAGTCTCCGGTTTCCGAGGCAGTGCTTTTTTTTGACGAGCAAAGCATTGTCAACGGATTTTTGGACCACCGGCGGCAGCATTTTCACGGCACGGATGCTGTTGAGCGCGTTGTTGAAGGCGCAGGCCGAAACAATTTTACCATTTCGGTTTATCGAATCCTGCCGGAGCGACTCTATTTCTGGGCCAATCTGCCGAAATCAAAAGTGGTGTATGCGGATTTGACCTCCGAGTTTACCAATCTTGAGGGATTGATTCGA
This genomic window contains:
- a CDS encoding HAMP domain-containing protein, coding for MTVICEECGKVYHLDPDKLERYRGQSIRVRCGECGHVTQLSRLMETTELPEETYSEPSYATADAPPEDAEDAGPSLGQPDEEETPAVAGGPDYSGSDSSSGGWIGLRGKMFFLFLVIPVVLMAVSGYFSYMQINKLTKEITDQSTELVAEAGKDQLLQKARDVAVQCEIYLRTHPELEREDFSYDPTFNQIAVQAVGESGYTCLSEEETADRGFTLWAHPNPNLIGIPDTEETMRKALGPYFEEWWDLMENSWGRKEAAGTYRWKDTDGDLREKYMAIVPINIEGKKLQLEATAYMDEFTERTEGLRENAEQMTMETRNINLGILGGAILIIGFCIIVYGYRLTRKIRYLTEAADRISVGDLEAEIEVRSKDEIGSLAEAISRMQDSLRFSIERLRRRR
- a CDS encoding roadblock/LC7 domain-containing protein; protein product: MDFTIDFTKEQIESIEDVLQQELIDLGVQSVILMDLAGNVIVNLDNGHANHDVFSLAALAAGNYGAVSAMANIIGEQEFSLLFHKGEKESIHFSKVVEDLLLLTIFNRDVSLGFLRLKVAEAIKRIQTLI
- a CDS encoding GTP-binding protein, which encodes MALINPKKREVQVKIVYYGPGRGGKTTNLEYINRKFKKRILNEMVTVKTYGDRTLFFDFLPFDIGEIKGHSIKIQLYTVPGQVKYNATRRLVLRGVDGIVFVADSMDLRREMNIRSLQNLKENLETFNKNIFNIPLVMQYNKRDLADEGIPILSEETLQKDLNSRLNAPYFQASAIRGDNVAATMKKIIALTVSSLRKKLQ
- the purB gene encoding adenylosuccinate lyase, translating into MTQQRPIEAISVLDGRYARHAGPLREIFSEYGLIRYRLYVELHWLKFLLRDLGMADADDAALKKIDAIYENFDVDGAEAIKAIEKETNHDVKAVEYYIKEKLTAAGLAHIKEWVHFACTSDDINNTSYALMIRSGREQIVERLREILEKIEELAREYKSIPMMARTHGQPATPTTVGKEMVNFAWRLRHELRCLLDLPIQAKLNGASGNYNAHHFVFPEIDWMAASTRFMEQHLEISPVMYTTQVNPNNYMAAILHAMVRISAVLTDLDRDMWGYISLGYFKQKLKEGEVGSSTMPHKVNPIDFENSEGNLGLAVSMMEHMAVKLMISRFQRDLSDSTVLRNLGVVFGYMMVALASTYKGLDRVEANEAVIAADLEANPELLAEPVQSAMRVYGETQPYEKLKALTRGKRITREDLAGFVDSLESIPEAVRRDLKDLHPSEYTGLAEALVERYFRVKGQ